A window of the Pyrodictium abyssi genome harbors these coding sequences:
- a CDS encoding YbhB/YbcL family Raf kinase inhibitor-like protein, translating to MAQRHTVKAIILAASIAVAVAAAIYTSKNPHEARPVPLPDLVAGAPESITVSSPAFPRGGTIPAKYTCDGADVSPPLAIENVPAQARSLLLLVYDPDAPGGVFVHWVLYDVPRGLSALPEGVPRDPAVEGLGLQGRNGFGKTGYNGPCPPRGDRPHRYVFLVIALDVESLGLEPGSPWSAVLDRASGHVVAYGYTYGVYARQG from the coding sequence TTGGCCCAGAGACACACTGTAAAGGCCATAATCCTGGCCGCCTCCATAGCTGTAGCCGTCGCAGCTGCCATCTACACCTCCAAAAACCCTCATGAAGCTCGTCCCGTGCCCCTACCGGATCTAGTGGCTGGGGCTCCAGAATCCATCACTGTCAGCTCGCCAGCTTTCCCCCGGGGAGGTACTATCCCTGCGAAGTACACATGTGACGGAGCCGACGTCTCGCCGCCGCTAGCTATAGAGAACGTCCCGGCCCAGGCTAGGAGCCTGCTACTGCTAGTCTATGATCCGGATGCGCCTGGGGGTGTGTTTGTCCACTGGGTCTTGTATGATGTTCCTCGCGGGCTGTCTGCGCTACCGGAGGGCGTACCCCGAGACCCAGCCGTAGAGGGCCTCGGGCTACAAGGACGGAACGGCTTCGGCAAAACCGGCTACAACGGCCCCTGCCCACCACGCGGCGACCGCCCACACCGCTACGTGTTCCTAGTCATAGCCCTTGACGTTGAGAGCCTTGGGCTGGAGCCCGGCAGCCCGTGGAGCGCTGTCCTCGATAGGGCTAGCGGCCATGTAGTAGCCTATGGCTATACTTATGGCGTGTATGCCCGCCAGGGCTAG
- a CDS encoding MoaD/ThiS family protein, which produces MMVRVKVRLVSLLREAVGGRRELELELESNSATLGDVLVKLFREYPRLKSLVEELEERGLAVLYTVNGRSASRDTMVSDGDEIAILPPASGG; this is translated from the coding sequence ATGATGGTCAGGGTGAAGGTGAGGCTAGTGTCCCTCCTACGCGAAGCCGTAGGAGGAAGAAGGGAGCTGGAACTGGAGCTGGAGAGTAACAGTGCTACGCTAGGAGACGTGCTAGTCAAGCTCTTCAGGGAGTATCCGCGCCTCAAAAGCCTGGTAGAAGAGCTAGAGGAACGCGGCCTAGCTGTGCTGTATACTGTTAACGGGCGCAGCGCGTCTAGAGACACGATGGTCTCTGATGGTGACGAGATAGCTATCCTCCCGCCAGCCTCGGGCGGCTAG
- a CDS encoding thioredoxin family protein: MYGDELDFYTKMYNEVERLRREGIVEYVTSYDRFREIIENNRVVVAVFTTPTCSACIIYKPIFYIVAEKLKDKAKWVEVDAYEAPEAAFESGVTATPTTIVYVNGEAVDGFVGILDEEGLMEIVKQYIKE; this comes from the coding sequence ATGTATGGAGATGAGCTGGACTTCTACACTAAGATGTATAATGAGGTAGAGAGGCTGCGTAGGGAGGGTATAGTAGAGTACGTCACTAGCTATGATAGGTTCCGCGAGATAATAGAGAATAACCGTGTTGTCGTCGCCGTGTTCACCACACCCACGTGCAGCGCATGCATAATATACAAGCCGATATTCTACATAGTTGCAGAGAAGCTAAAGGACAAGGCTAAGTGGGTCGAAGTAGACGCCTACGAGGCCCCAGAAGCAGCGTTCGAGTCCGGGGTCACCGCTACCCCTACTACCATAGTATACGTGAACGGCGAGGCCGTGGACGGCTTCGTGGGGATACTCGACGAGGAAGGGCTCATGGAGATAGTAAAACAGTACATAAAGGAGTAG
- a CDS encoding P-II family nitrogen regulator, whose amino-acid sequence MKKIEAIIRPEKLEQVKKALEENGYTGMTVIEVRGRGEQRGIKLQFRGRSITVDLLTKIKIEIVTPDEDVDKIVEIIAKNARTGRPGDGRIFIIPVEKAIRIRTGEVFE is encoded by the coding sequence GTGAAGAAGATAGAAGCAATTATACGCCCTGAGAAGCTCGAGCAGGTGAAGAAGGCGCTCGAAGAGAATGGCTACACCGGGATGACCGTGATAGAGGTGCGTGGCCGCGGCGAACAGCGGGGCATAAAACTGCAGTTCCGCGGCCGGAGCATAACAGTAGACCTCTTGACGAAGATAAAGATAGAGATAGTGACTCCCGACGAGGATGTCGACAAGATAGTGGAGATAATAGCGAAGAACGCGAGGACAGGAAGGCCGGGCGACGGGAGGATATTCATCATACCCGTGGAGAAGGCCATAAGGATACGTACTGGCGAGGTCTTCGAATAA
- a CDS encoding ammonium transporter, with product MPGFSSGDAAWILAATSMVVLMTMGLGFFYGGMVRRKNVVSMISLSFVSMVLVSLQWVLVGYSLSFGGNVLGGFVGGLEYAGLRGIAVDQPTPGLEGLPHLAFVAFQMTFAAITLAILTSALAERVKLGAFLVFGLLWTTLVYDPVAHWVWGGGWLHTWLHEALGAAPLDFAGGTVVHITSGFAALVLALVVGKRIGYGEYNMAPHNIPLTLIGTALLWFGWFGFNAGSALAADASAANALLVTHIAASAGALAWLVASWVRDKPGSLGLASGAVAGLVAITPAAGYVGAGAAVVIGAVAGLLCYGAMLFRIARGLDESLDAWAVHGMGGLWGAIATGIFADASVGGVSGLLQGNVAQFIAQVVDAGVAIAYTVVVTYIIAKIVEALLGLRVTETEEYVGLDLLQHGEEAYAWGG from the coding sequence ATGCCTGGGTTTAGTTCGGGGGACGCTGCCTGGATACTGGCGGCTACGTCGATGGTAGTGCTGATGACTATGGGCCTGGGGTTCTTTTACGGCGGTATGGTGAGGAGGAAGAACGTAGTGTCCATGATATCTCTGTCGTTCGTTTCTATGGTGCTGGTTAGCCTCCAGTGGGTGCTGGTGGGCTATAGCCTCAGCTTTGGAGGCAACGTGTTAGGCGGGTTTGTGGGCGGCCTCGAGTACGCTGGGCTCCGCGGTATAGCGGTAGACCAGCCAACGCCGGGGCTCGAGGGCCTGCCACACCTAGCGTTTGTCGCGTTCCAGATGACATTCGCCGCCATAACCCTGGCTATACTGACGAGCGCGCTGGCCGAGAGGGTGAAGCTGGGCGCTTTCCTGGTCTTCGGCCTGCTCTGGACAACACTGGTCTACGACCCTGTAGCCCACTGGGTATGGGGAGGTGGCTGGCTCCACACCTGGCTACATGAGGCGCTTGGCGCGGCGCCCCTAGACTTCGCGGGAGGCACGGTGGTGCACATAACGTCGGGCTTTGCCGCGCTCGTGCTAGCGCTTGTAGTGGGCAAGAGGATAGGCTACGGAGAGTACAACATGGCTCCGCACAACATCCCGCTAACGCTCATAGGCACTGCGCTGCTATGGTTCGGCTGGTTCGGGTTCAACGCGGGGAGCGCGCTCGCCGCGGACGCGTCTGCTGCTAACGCGCTACTGGTGACGCACATAGCGGCCTCAGCGGGCGCTCTCGCCTGGCTCGTTGCCAGCTGGGTGCGCGATAAGCCGGGCTCGCTAGGCCTTGCTAGCGGTGCTGTAGCAGGCCTGGTGGCGATAACGCCAGCAGCAGGCTATGTTGGTGCTGGGGCAGCGGTTGTGATAGGAGCGGTCGCGGGCCTGCTGTGCTACGGTGCTATGCTGTTCCGCATAGCGCGTGGGCTAGACGAGAGTCTTGACGCCTGGGCGGTCCACGGTATGGGGGGTCTATGGGGCGCGATAGCTACCGGCATATTCGCTGACGCCAGCGTGGGCGGTGTTAGCGGCCTGCTGCAGGGCAACGTGGCGCAGTTCATAGCACAGGTGGTGGACGCTGGCGTAGCGATAGCCTACACCGTGGTAGTGACGTACATCATAGCAAAGATAGTAGAGGCTCTTCTCGGTCTACGTGTGACCGAGACAGAGGAGTATGTAGGCCTAGACCTCTTGCAGCACGGTGAAGAGGCCTACGCATGGGGTGGATAA
- a CDS encoding AbrB/MazE/SpoVT family DNA-binding domain-containing protein: MGRGLLKVQRKPAGERTILYVHLPKEWVDRLGLREGDYVEWEIDGRGRLVLKKLR; this comes from the coding sequence TTGGGCCGCGGCCTACTCAAGGTCCAGAGGAAGCCCGCCGGCGAGCGCACCATACTCTACGTGCATCTACCCAAGGAGTGGGTAGACCGCCTAGGACTACGCGAGGGAGACTACGTGGAATGGGAGATCGACGGCCGGGGCCGGCTGGTCTTGAAGAAGCTGCGGTGA
- a CDS encoding serine protease: MRFPVLAVAVFLALSLATAAQAAEIEPLKVLYDNKLDRSVVVVVYANRQYGTGWWVNEHYIVTAAHVTDYQANVPVTILHGDYESSGYVVGVDKEHDIEVIYVERPMANATILPLCERVAKGEEVLVIGYPFELLQILGDLRAASANPRAAYGTIAWTGTGEKWYLSEVQATTDEGNSGGPAVDLDTHCSLGAITFALKGEAGVLYYITNVYSVRRLLDKYNVTYTVKQNMKLTDSDDWPWNQHADSSSPSIDSEKQLYALGGAALAASIMAVLLVASGRGRRAAVVVLALGVVALALPAAHADSGNVSIAVIPLAVRDSGYDLVQCQHVKVSVKAKYYDGPLFGLFQPAEVHIGPLTARIDTGNAYLGLADRVYAVVELDGEKVAEKELTKIWIGGGSYDFGLVVDCSWSDELSCSVSTDKGLVWSGTIKPSPYGYYDIFWDYADEPTIDSEWICDTATTTVTGIEPAPDRPTNQDNYKNQNNEDGLEKYMLYGVGGLAALSLLLAAARGGSVVVVSGGGKRGMVQLLGVIVLAAALGGAALAWKLRGLFDGGGSGDSSLLLAGIGILVAIVFLMLLLGRRSQVIVVEGR, from the coding sequence ATGCGCTTCCCGGTGCTAGCCGTCGCTGTGTTCCTGGCACTATCGCTGGCCACGGCAGCCCAGGCAGCCGAGATAGAGCCCTTGAAGGTGCTGTACGACAACAAGCTGGACAGGAGCGTAGTTGTCGTGGTCTACGCTAACCGGCAGTACGGCACCGGCTGGTGGGTCAACGAGCACTACATCGTAACCGCCGCCCACGTAACAGACTACCAGGCCAATGTCCCGGTAACCATCCTCCACGGCGACTACGAGAGCAGCGGCTACGTGGTGGGGGTGGACAAGGAGCACGACATCGAGGTCATATACGTGGAGCGGCCAATGGCCAATGCAACAATCTTGCCATTGTGTGAACGTGTGGCCAAGGGCGAAGAAGTGCTGGTCATAGGGTACCCGTTCGAGCTGCTGCAGATACTAGGCGATCTGAGGGCTGCGAGCGCAAACCCGCGCGCGGCGTACGGCACGATAGCGTGGACCGGCACAGGCGAGAAGTGGTACCTCAGCGAGGTCCAGGCGACGACGGACGAGGGGAACTCTGGCGGGCCGGCAGTAGATCTCGACACGCACTGCAGCCTAGGGGCCATCACCTTCGCATTGAAGGGCGAGGCCGGCGTCCTATACTATATAACTAATGTATACAGCGTCCGCCGGCTCCTCGACAAGTACAACGTAACGTACACGGTCAAGCAGAACATGAAGCTGACGGACAGCGACGACTGGCCGTGGAACCAGCACGCCGACTCCAGCAGCCCTAGCATCGACAGCGAGAAGCAGCTCTACGCGCTCGGCGGAGCAGCGCTGGCCGCCTCGATAATGGCGGTGCTGCTCGTAGCCTCCGGCCGCGGCCGGAGGGCGGCAGTTGTCGTCCTGGCCCTAGGCGTGGTTGCGCTAGCGCTGCCGGCCGCGCACGCTGATAGCGGCAATGTGAGCATAGCGGTGATTCCGCTCGCTGTGCGCGACTCCGGCTACGACCTCGTCCAGTGCCAGCACGTCAAGGTGTCTGTGAAGGCGAAGTACTATGATGGGCCGTTGTTCGGCTTGTTCCAGCCCGCCGAGGTCCACATAGGCCCCCTCACAGCGAGGATCGACACAGGGAACGCGTACCTGGGGCTCGCCGACCGGGTCTACGCGGTCGTCGAGCTGGACGGCGAGAAGGTGGCAGAGAAAGAGCTGACAAAGATATGGATAGGTGGGGGCAGCTACGACTTCGGCCTGGTCGTGGACTGCAGCTGGAGCGACGAGCTAAGCTGCAGCGTCTCGACGGATAAGGGTCTGGTCTGGAGCGGCACCATAAAGCCCAGCCCCTACGGCTACTACGACATATTCTGGGACTACGCAGACGAGCCCACCATAGACAGCGAATGGATATGCGACACTGCTACCACCACAGTCACAGGTATAGAGCCAGCACCCGACCGGCCCACCAACCAAGACAACTACAAGAACCAGAACAACGAGGACGGTCTAGAGAAGTACATGCTCTACGGTGTTGGCGGGCTAGCAGCACTGAGCCTCCTCCTGGCCGCGGCCCGGGGCGGCAGCGTTGTCGTGGTAAGCGGTGGTGGCAAGAGAGGCATGGTGCAGCTCCTAGGCGTCATAGTGTTGGCCGCGGCCCTGGGAGGAGCCGCACTGGCGTGGAAGCTGCGAGGGCTCTTCGACGGCGGGGGCTCGGGCGACTCTAGCCTGTTGTTGGCTGGGATCGGGATCCTCGTGGCCATTGTTTTCCTCATGCTCCTGCTCGGTAGGAGATCACAGGTCATAGTAGTTGAGGGGAGGTGA
- a CDS encoding ribbon-helix-helix domain-containing protein: MSGTLVVVKIPGMLAEALDELVRRGVFKHRSDAVREAVKRLVQEELFGTRRCESVMAAGLLRQWRSIGNGNGVRVVRLPSDWVGPS, translated from the coding sequence GTGAGCGGTACGCTGGTGGTCGTCAAGATCCCGGGGATGCTTGCTGAGGCTCTCGACGAGCTTGTGAGGCGCGGGGTGTTCAAGCATAGGAGCGACGCTGTGAGGGAGGCTGTCAAGAGGCTGGTGCAGGAGGAGCTGTTCGGCACGAGGCGCTGCGAGTCGGTCATGGCTGCCGGGCTTCTCCGGCAGTGGCGCAGCATAGGCAACGGGAACGGCGTGCGCGTCGTCCGCCTGCCGAGCGACTGGGTGGGACCTAGCTGA
- a CDS encoding class I SAM-dependent methyltransferase codes for MTPSHYYRPRSRRGPRRLISDHLRGVTVEFYVSSDVFSPREVDTGTRLLIEHAEVPEQGTVLDLGCGYGAIGITLAKAYPRLRVVMVDVNPRAVELAKLNARHNRVEDRVTVLHGNLYEPVEGRVFDAILSNPPLAAGMATIEEIIRRAPQHIAPGGTLQLVMRKGANRALDLMKEAFGDARVALRKKGYTILYARKA; via the coding sequence TTGACCCCCAGCCACTACTACCGGCCCCGGAGCCGCCGCGGCCCACGGAGGCTGATAAGCGACCACCTACGCGGAGTAACGGTAGAGTTCTACGTATCCAGCGACGTCTTCTCCCCCAGAGAGGTAGACACTGGCACCAGGCTGCTCATAGAGCACGCAGAGGTGCCGGAACAGGGCACAGTCCTCGACCTCGGCTGCGGCTACGGAGCCATAGGCATAACCCTGGCCAAGGCGTACCCCAGGCTACGCGTAGTAATGGTAGATGTAAATCCCCGCGCGGTAGAGCTAGCAAAGCTCAACGCCCGGCACAACCGGGTAGAGGACCGGGTCACCGTACTCCACGGAAACCTCTACGAGCCAGTAGAGGGCAGGGTATTCGACGCAATCCTCTCCAACCCGCCGCTAGCAGCCGGAATGGCCACCATAGAGGAGATAATACGCCGCGCGCCACAGCACATAGCCCCCGGCGGCACGTTGCAGCTAGTCATGAGGAAGGGGGCCAACCGTGCACTAGACCTCATGAAGGAAGCCTTCGGAGACGCACGGGTAGCCCTCAGGAAGAAAGGCTATACAATACTCTACGCCAGGAAAGCATGA
- a CDS encoding RNA-guided pseudouridylation complex pseudouridine synthase subunit Cbf5 produces MSSSLTRQGLEFIEKLDRFAGVERKWIVRLDEETSPDYGTPPWERPIEQHIKLGVVALDKPPGPTSHEVVAWVKRMFGLSKAGHGGTLDPKVTGVLPVALEEATKVIGLVVHTGKEYTCVMQLHHPVPEQDLRRALEMFVGEIYQRPPLRSSVKRSLRTKKIYEIELLEYNGRYALMRVFCEAGTYMRKLCHDVGLILGVGAHMRELRRTKSGPFREQHGLVRLQDLSEALYRWRNEGKEDLLRKYIKPIEYAVSHLPKIVIRDTAVDAIAHGANLAVPGIVRLHEGIQRGDLVALFTLKGELVAVGVAQMSSEEMAKAKRGIAVKIRRVIMKPGVYPKAWKQREKKR; encoded by the coding sequence ATGTCGAGCAGCCTAACCCGGCAGGGCCTAGAGTTCATAGAGAAGCTTGACCGGTTCGCCGGCGTAGAGAGGAAGTGGATAGTACGGCTAGACGAGGAGACGAGCCCCGACTACGGCACGCCGCCCTGGGAGAGGCCCATAGAGCAGCACATAAAGCTCGGCGTCGTGGCGCTCGACAAGCCGCCGGGGCCCACGAGCCACGAGGTAGTAGCCTGGGTTAAGCGGATGTTCGGCCTCTCCAAGGCTGGGCACGGCGGCACGCTAGACCCGAAGGTGACTGGCGTACTCCCGGTAGCCCTCGAGGAGGCTACAAAGGTCATAGGCCTAGTAGTCCACACCGGCAAGGAGTACACGTGTGTAATGCAGCTCCATCATCCCGTGCCTGAGCAGGACCTACGCCGGGCGCTAGAGATGTTCGTGGGGGAGATCTACCAGAGGCCGCCGCTCCGCAGCAGCGTCAAGAGGAGCCTAAGAACAAAGAAGATCTACGAGATAGAACTCCTTGAGTACAACGGCCGCTACGCCCTGATGCGTGTCTTCTGCGAGGCAGGCACCTACATGAGGAAACTCTGTCACGACGTCGGCCTCATACTCGGTGTCGGCGCCCACATGAGAGAGCTACGTCGCACCAAGAGCGGCCCGTTCCGCGAACAGCACGGGCTCGTACGCCTACAGGACCTAAGCGAGGCGCTCTACCGCTGGCGCAACGAGGGCAAAGAAGACCTACTGAGAAAGTACATCAAGCCCATCGAGTACGCAGTGAGCCACCTACCCAAGATAGTGATACGCGACACAGCAGTAGACGCGATAGCCCACGGAGCGAACCTAGCAGTACCGGGCATAGTGAGGCTACACGAAGGTATACAGCGCGGCGACCTAGTAGCACTCTTCACCCTCAAGGGCGAGCTAGTAGCAGTAGGCGTCGCCCAGATGAGCAGCGAGGAGATGGCCAAAGCCAAGCGCGGTATCGCTGTGAAGATACGCCGCGTGATAATGAAGCCCGGGGTCTACCCCAAGGCGTGGAAGCAGCGGGAGAAGAAGCGTTGA
- a CDS encoding 50S ribosomal protein L14e, with protein MPAIEVGRLCVKLRGREAGRKCVIVEIIDDNFVVITGPKDVSGVKRRRANINHIEVLPEKINIEPGASDEEVKKALEEAGLLDFMKERVRVELKPGLL; from the coding sequence ATGCCCGCGATAGAGGTAGGCCGTCTCTGCGTAAAGCTCCGTGGCCGCGAGGCAGGCAGGAAGTGCGTTATAGTAGAGATAATAGACGATAACTTCGTCGTGATAACCGGCCCCAAGGACGTGTCCGGCGTCAAGAGGAGACGCGCCAACATAAACCACATCGAGGTGCTCCCGGAGAAGATAAACATCGAGCCCGGCGCCAGCGACGAGGAGGTAAAGAAGGCGCTAGAGGAGGCAGGCCTACTAGACTTCATGAAGGAGCGTGTACGCGTAGAGCTAAAGCCTGGCCTACTGTAA
- the cmk gene encoding (d)CMP kinase, whose protein sequence is MIARRCSGGKKGPTIAVSGPPGSGKTTYARRLAEDLGLQYYSAGMIFREVAREQGVSIEELNRIAAEDPSIDLEIDSRTLEIGCRGGVVLEGHLVAWVLGGVADVRIYVTAPLEVRIKRIAMRENRPLADVYRETVAREYMHWRRFLDYYGIDVNNLQIFNLVLDTEPLSVEEAYAVIKTYTCRLLAKKGFRLEACSR, encoded by the coding sequence TTGATCGCAAGGAGATGCAGTGGCGGTAAGAAGGGCCCTACAATAGCTGTTAGCGGGCCTCCGGGTAGCGGTAAGACGACGTACGCTCGCCGGCTAGCCGAGGACCTAGGGCTCCAGTACTACTCTGCCGGCATGATATTCCGGGAGGTTGCGCGCGAGCAGGGAGTCAGCATAGAGGAGCTCAACCGGATAGCAGCAGAGGATCCGAGCATAGACCTCGAGATAGACTCTAGGACGCTAGAGATAGGGTGCCGCGGCGGGGTAGTGCTGGAGGGCCATCTCGTAGCATGGGTGCTCGGCGGAGTAGCCGACGTGAGGATATACGTGACAGCGCCCCTCGAGGTGCGGATAAAGCGGATAGCTATGCGCGAGAACCGCCCCCTAGCCGACGTCTACCGCGAGACAGTGGCGAGGGAGTACATGCACTGGCGCCGCTTCCTAGACTACTACGGGATAGACGTCAACAACCTACAGATATTCAACCTGGTGCTTGACACCGAGCCGCTGAGCGTCGAGGAGGCATACGCAGTGATAAAGACGTATACGTGCAGGCTGCTCGCTAAGAAGGGGTTTAGGCTCGAAGCATGCAGCCGGTAA
- a CDS encoding 50S ribosomal protein L34e codes for MPRPRYRSRSLRRVYVRTPGGETRIHYEKRRPGPAKCAVCGQPLNGVPRLRPIELRKLPKTAKRPERMYGGVLCPSCLTKLLKKTIRSQVLQQLQAKQ; via the coding sequence GTGCCCAGGCCCAGGTACAGGAGCCGTTCCCTAAGGAGGGTCTACGTCCGCACACCCGGCGGGGAGACGCGGATACACTATGAGAAACGGAGGCCAGGCCCAGCCAAGTGCGCCGTGTGCGGCCAGCCGCTCAACGGTGTGCCCAGGCTACGCCCGATAGAGCTGCGGAAGCTGCCCAAGACTGCTAAGCGCCCAGAGCGCATGTACGGCGGCGTGCTGTGCCCAAGCTGTCTCACCAAGCTGCTCAAGAAGACGATAAGGAGCCAGGTGCTCCAGCAGCTACAGGCTAAGCAGTAG
- a CDS encoding adenylate kinase, with product MVLRNPFVTVIVTGVPGVGKTTVLGKVVEIMKEKGEEMLVVNFGDYMFRVASEQGLVRHRDEMRHLPLRKQLELQEMAAESIRRDAEQKLSEQGFLFVDTHAVIKTSTGYWPGLPENVVKELRPDSIVLVEAAPEVILARQQRDKGRVRSDIGNVEAIKLLIEMARIAAMASAVRVAASVYIVENVEGDPGIAAQKIVELAAKLR from the coding sequence GTGGTGCTGCGTAACCCCTTCGTAACGGTGATAGTAACAGGTGTGCCGGGCGTAGGAAAGACGACAGTACTCGGCAAGGTCGTCGAGATAATGAAGGAGAAAGGCGAGGAGATGCTAGTAGTCAACTTCGGCGACTACATGTTCCGCGTGGCGTCGGAGCAGGGTCTCGTCAGGCACCGTGACGAGATGAGGCACCTCCCGCTCCGTAAGCAGCTCGAGCTCCAGGAGATGGCGGCCGAGAGTATACGCCGCGACGCCGAGCAGAAGCTGTCTGAGCAGGGCTTCCTATTCGTAGACACCCATGCCGTCATCAAGACCTCTACCGGCTACTGGCCCGGCCTACCTGAGAACGTCGTGAAGGAACTCCGCCCCGACTCGATTGTCCTGGTCGAGGCGGCGCCCGAGGTCATCCTCGCGAGGCAGCAGCGTGACAAGGGCCGAGTGAGGAGCGATATAGGCAACGTGGAGGCTATAAAGCTCCTAATAGAGATGGCCCGTATAGCTGCTATGGCTAGCGCTGTGCGTGTAGCAGCAAGCGTCTATATCGTCGAGAACGTGGAGGGCGACCCCGGTATAGCTGCTCAGAAGATAGTAGAGCTCGCAGCGAAGCTACGCTAG
- the secY gene encoding preprotein translocase subunit SecY — protein MGLGATPAMGVLEALASVSRYIPAVERPARRPPLPTRLAWTGIVVLLYLIMSEIPLYGVLGYQQQQSQALASLILGMNLGSLMTLGIGPIVTAGIVLEVLVGGGLIEMDLTRPRDRKVFMGAQRTLALVFAFLEAAAYAAGCQFWATALGGGGCPVGASIKILVVIQLVVATLILLWFDELVRNGWGIGSALSLFIVANVLKGFAWHLAGPIKVSDNPVEYYGWLAHVIKTGDFAFLRHGLPDFVGFIATIAIVMILIYFQLMRVYIPVTSPRYGSIKTRIPLNFIYVTNIPILFVGIVVSDIAVFYQMVAGITGPDSPVARGLEVLYHYVRPPRGLLDAAADPLRTLVFAVSWLILGLFFGFIWVEIAGLSPRHQAENLVRSGMELPGLRRNVKLLERILARYIYPLTVISSLLVAAMAVLADIFGAYGTGSGLVLLVGIVYNFYQTLAYERTLEMYPMLQRLIGS, from the coding sequence TTGGGCCTGGGGGCGACGCCAGCAATGGGTGTACTGGAGGCTCTCGCCTCGGTTTCGCGGTATATCCCGGCGGTGGAAAGACCTGCCCGGCGCCCGCCTCTCCCAACGAGGCTAGCATGGACCGGTATAGTGGTGCTACTATACCTAATTATGAGCGAAATACCCCTATATGGCGTGCTAGGGTACCAGCAGCAACAGTCACAGGCTCTCGCCTCGCTGATACTGGGTATGAATCTCGGCTCGCTTATGACGCTCGGTATAGGCCCTATAGTGACAGCTGGTATAGTGCTTGAGGTGCTTGTGGGCGGTGGCTTGATAGAGATGGATCTAACTAGGCCCCGTGATCGTAAGGTGTTTATGGGCGCCCAGCGTACCTTGGCTCTAGTGTTCGCGTTCCTCGAGGCAGCGGCCTATGCGGCGGGCTGTCAGTTCTGGGCAACAGCGCTAGGTGGTGGCGGCTGCCCTGTTGGAGCTAGTATAAAGATCTTGGTAGTCATACAGCTTGTAGTAGCCACTCTCATACTGCTATGGTTTGACGAGCTAGTGCGTAACGGCTGGGGCATAGGCTCGGCTCTAAGCCTCTTCATAGTAGCGAATGTGCTCAAAGGATTCGCATGGCACTTGGCGGGCCCAATAAAGGTTAGCGACAATCCGGTAGAGTACTACGGCTGGCTAGCCCACGTGATCAAGACCGGTGACTTTGCGTTTCTCCGCCACGGTCTACCGGACTTCGTAGGCTTCATAGCCACGATAGCTATAGTGATGATACTTATATACTTCCAGCTAATGAGGGTCTACATACCTGTCACTAGCCCGCGCTATGGCAGTATAAAGACTAGGATTCCGCTAAACTTCATCTACGTGACCAACATACCTATACTGTTCGTTGGCATAGTGGTCTCAGACATCGCTGTGTTCTACCAGATGGTAGCGGGCATAACCGGGCCAGACAGTCCAGTGGCAAGAGGCCTAGAGGTGCTATACCACTATGTAAGGCCGCCTAGAGGCCTCCTCGACGCGGCTGCAGACCCGCTGCGTACGCTAGTATTCGCCGTATCGTGGCTCATACTGGGCCTCTTCTTCGGATTCATCTGGGTCGAGATAGCTGGTCTCAGCCCTAGGCACCAGGCAGAGAACCTGGTAAGGTCCGGCATGGAGCTGCCGGGTCTGCGTAGGAACGTCAAGCTGCTAGAGAGGATTCTGGCGAGGTACATCTACCCGCTGACAGTGATAAGCTCGCTGCTCGTGGCGGCTATGGCTGTGCTCGCCGACATATTCGGCGCCTACGGTACGGGCTCCGGTCTAGTGCTGCTGGTAGGTATAGTGTATAACTTCTACCAGACACTGGCGTATGAGAGGACGCTAGAGATGTACCCGATGCTGCAGAGGCTAATAGGCAGCTAG